GCGATGCCGATCGCCGAGGCGTGCGCCGCTTCCACCGCCGTCCGCAGCGACGTGAACGGCGGCGCGATGACGATCTCGACGTCGTGCACGTCCTTCGCGAGGCTGCGCAGCTCCTTGACGAACGCGACCGTCTC
This DNA window, taken from Vicinamibacterales bacterium, encodes the following:
- a CDS encoding triose-phosphate isomerase, producing MSRTPFVAANWKMYKTVHETVAFVKELRSLAKDVHDVEIVIAPPFTSLRTAVEAAHASAIGIA